In the Balaenoptera ricei isolate mBalRic1 chromosome 1, mBalRic1.hap2, whole genome shotgun sequence genome, acGTTCTAGATATCTGTTGCACAACAAGGCGCATATAGTCAACCTGACTGTACTgcccacttaaaaatggttaagatggtaaattttatgttatttgttttttagcacgcacacacacacacacacaacacacacgttACTTGGTATATTCATTAtaatatgaaatacatttttattccccTAAAATGTTATTAATGATGATTAGAGTTCCAATCTAGCTAACTTACAAATGGTCacttaataatatatttgaaaaaaaagaaaaaagaaaaaaaaaataataataatatatttgaagCATAAAATTATACTAACCTAGACACACATTACAATGATATGGAGAGATACACTGAGAGTTCCAGTTTGGAATGCAAAGAATATATTGCCCTTGCAAGAGTGGAATTGGGCATCTTTTCTTCCTTATCAGCCAGTAGATAGGAACTCACACAACTCCAAGCCAcaaccaagagctctgatggCTTGAGGCAGAGGTCAATCTCTAAATGTCTTGGGTGAGAAACTGTGAGATACTGGAGCTTTTTGCTAGTAAACCTCCTAGGACTATTTCCCTAAGTGTGTTCCATAATATACTAGCTCCATCATATGTTCTACCTAAGAACACCTAGTGTCAACTAAGGTTGAGAATTGCTACACAACATAGCTCCTCTTAGACACTAATGATGCACATCAGCACCTAAAAGCTCTGAGAAACACTACAGTAAAGAACacttttgaattttgtttccCCCAAGATTTCCTCAAATTTTATAACCATGGAACACCACTAGACTCCCTCTTGACCCCTGTTAAGCATGTTGTACAGTTCCACAGAACATATGTTAGGAAATGGCACCTTAGAACATTTTTTCTATGTACTATGTTCCCTTTCACCctatgtgtttttgtgtgtgtgtgtgtgtgtgttttaaggccACCAGGATTTAGCCTACCTgcctttctttcccctcttctaTCTACTAACTGCTATTAGCCaggcttttcctccttccttgccTTACAGCAAAATAGAACAAAATCTCATTTCCCTTCCTCAGTTCCTGACTTTCAGGTTGTCCAAGGGTTTATACTGTTAACCACAATGGGAAGGAAACAGGCTAATATGTTTTCCTCAGAAAGGCAGCATTGTACTGAAATGGGTGCTGGACATAAAATCATAAAAGTTCAGATCTTGACTTTACTATCTTTGTCATCTGTGAGTCTTAGTTTgcttatctgtagaatggggtaATAAAACCTAGCTGggattattgtgaaaattaagtgagataatttaTGTGCAATTGTCTAGTCTGTAGTAAGTCCTCAGTAAGTGTGGTATGAATAAGTGTGTCTTCCAAAATGAGATGAGATCTTTTGGAGGTGGGAGAAAGTTGATGAGATAAAATAGAGAGAAACGTTTAAGAAgggtgctgggggcttccctggtggcgcagtggttgagagtctgcctgccaatgcaggggacacgggttcgagccctggtctgggaagatcccacatgccgcggagcagctagacccgtgcgccacaattactgagcctgcgcgtctggagcctgtgctccgcaacgagaggccgcgatagtgagaggcccgcgcaccgcgatgaagagtggcccccactcgccgcaactagagaaagccctcgcacagaaacgaagacccagcactgccaaaataaataaattaattaattaaaaaaaaaaaaaaaaaaaaaaaaaaaaaaacaagaagggtgCTGGTACCAAAATACTTAAGACTAAAATTATacgatgtctgggatttgcttcaaaataaaatgGTGGTAGTTATATACGAAACAGAATTGGCCAAGAGGTGATAGTTGTTAAAGCTGGGTAGTAGGTATGTGGGGATTCATGATACTGTTCTGTCTTCTAtgattatgtttaaatttttctataataaaaagtaaaacaaaataataccaaCAAAAAGGAATAGTACTAGACCTGAAAGTGTGTCTAAGAGGAacgctttattttttatttttggctgtgttgggtcttcattgctgcacacaggctttctctagttgcggtgagcgggggctactgtttgttgtggtgtgcgggcttctcattgcgttggcttctcttgttgcagagcgtgggctctaggtgcacgcgcttcagtagttgaagcacatgggctcagtagttgtggcttgtgggctctagggctcacgggcttctgtagttgtggcttatgggctctagagcacaggcttagtagctgtggcgcacgggcttagttgctctgcggcatgtgggatcttcccggaccagggatcaaacccgtgtcgcctacattggcaggcagattcttaaccactgtgccaccagggaagtcccaagaggagGGCTTTAGAGtgttactcttttttctttatctttgtcaATAGCATGTGGTGACCATTCCCAACTGGTCAGTTGTATATAAGAAACATACATGAACTTTGTAGATGTAAGTCATAGGTTGCCTAAAAATGCATATACATTGAATCCTCACCATGGTATACTATGTTAATGTGAAATTTCTAAAGGGGTAGAGTACCCCATATACTACATAGATCTCACCCATAGCATGATGCTTTAAAGTAGATAGATTCAAGGATAGAGTGAATTAAGAAGGATTAGTTTTAAGGGTGGGAAGAGGTCTAACATCAGAGTCTTCCTGGTTTTAGgtattaaaaatagagaaatgttattttttgaGCTAAGATttgatcaagaaaacaaaaaatgaggaCCTAGCCTATTTGAACTTTATAAGTATTACAGAGAATCCTAGTACACTGCACTGAATGGGACCAGTCTCTACCCCTAGACATGAAtaatctgaggcccagagatattAGTAATGATTTCTTAAATATCCTATCTTCTATTCTTCAGTTAAAAGCAAAGCTAGAACAAGAATCTAATGATTCCTTTATTATTATACCTTGCTTTTTGCTAAACTTAACTaggttatttattacttattatttatgtatatacatatgtatgtgtgaatatagacacacacacacatatttatgttatttttatcttaGACAAATTTTAATTGTAATTAGAAGCTttcatatttagaaataactGGACCTTGAACTGTATATCAATATGTGCTCAGGTTTGATAGCCATCATCACATGTTCTTGAGTACCCAGTATGTGATGGGCACGGTGCtaagggatacaaagatgaagacAACACAGGCTCTGCCTCATACCTCTACAATCTCATACAGCTTCCAAAAGGGAGGGAGTATTTACATAATAAATGGCaatatattcttaaatttttattctgtaattcctaccagttttaaaattttgttattccCTTCCATACAACGTTGGTTCTAAGCAAAATGATAAAGTAGGTGCATTGTCTTTAGTGCCCTTCTATTTTCCCCTTTTATCTATTTCACCTGTTTTTAGGaccccttttcctttctccagaCAACCAATACTGTATTACtatgttgtggttttgtttttttttttttctcaaaaaccaaacttttcagggacttccctggtggtccagtggttaagactccgtgcttccaatgtagggggcatggggtcgatccctggtcagggaataagatcccacgtgccacgccgcacagccaaaaaagtaaaaaaagaaaacttttcaggTGTAATGTGTTGTTTCCCAGGGACTCCCACACCGCCCCCCACCCTTGCCTCCAGAGGATTAAATATTTAGTGATAAAATTTCTGGAATTTGGGATAGGATTGAAGAGAGAATTTTTGGTGAAAATCATTAACATACAGATGATTACCTGCTTAAAGCAGTAAATCCTGAGCTCAAGTCCTAGTTCAATCCCTTATCAGCATATGGCCTTGGGTAAATTACATACCTGCTTTAATCCCGTTTCTTGTTGAAGAAATGGAGATAACAACAGGAGCTATCTCGtagaattgttgtgaggattaagtgagatgatacATGAAAAGCATTTTAGCACAGAACCTGGGAGTGGGCCCTTGAAAAATGTTGGATATTGCTATCATTCACCCAAGGCATCCTGACACCATTAAGTATTCATCTCTACCATAACTTCATAAAGTTAAATAGTATGCCTTTTAAAGTAGAATCTCCTGttaattttgtatgttttatttcagATTTGATTAAGGTAATGTGATCAAAGACATATTCAAATGATCCCAGATCATTCAAGTTTTAAGTGGCCCTAAATCATAATCTGAATTTTGCTgctttttcctctttgaaaaacTGGCTATTGAAACATAAAGTATTATGTGTCCAAGACTTCAGTCAAGTTacagagtatttttttcttctttgtagcaAAGGAGACAAGTTTCTGACCCTGGTGCTATAAAAAACAAATCTTGGAGAGAAAGTAACAAGAAAGAGTATTGGAATTATCCCTCTACTAATCAAAAGATGAAATCTGATGGATTAGGAGCGTCTGGACATTCATCAAGTACTAATAGAAattctataaataaaactttgaagCATGATGATTTAAAGGAAAAGGATGGTACAAAAACTGCATCCAAGAgtacaaaagaattaaaaactgtGGGAAAAAATGTTTCTGGAAAGCCCAAACCTATAATAAAGCCCAAAACAGAAAACGGTGATAATGCAAAGTCAGCAAACATGTCACCTAGACAAGTTGTGGAAAGatcagcaacagcagcagcaaatgGACAGAAAAATTCAGTAAATGGAAAAGGAGTGAGAAATCAGGAAGGTCAAATTACAGGTGCCAGATCCAAGGTACTCACTGGGAACTTAAACGTGCAAGCCAAAGCAAAGCCTTCGAAGAAAGTGACAGGCAAAGATTCTCCATGCCTCGGAATTGCAGGGCCCTCCAGCAGATCTAGAAATTCAAGTATGGAATTACTAACTTCCACTGACTGTCTGGATGAACCAAAAGAAAATGGGTCAATAAAAGAGAAGCCTTCTGGTCATAAACTTTCCCTTTGTGACTCTCCAGGACAGACTGTGAAAAACAGTGTAGAAAGTATCAAAACTTCCACTGTAGGTGGGTTTTAACACTCTAATTTTTAATAGCTCTTGAGGAGCTTTTTAGGAACAGTTAAAgttcctagaaaaaaatgaacctatGTTTGGACTTTTATTTAGTTTCAAATGCAAAAAGATTTTAGTAACATATATTCATGCAAACTGAGAAAAAACAGTTTTTCTCACCGtaacatttaattttgtatatagtgtatGACCAGTGAATTTATACATACTTATTACATATTTATTCCTCAATCTCATGGCTCACTCTTCTTAATTTATAGCAGTAAAATCTCGACCTGTTTCAAAAGTTACCAATGGAACTTCCAATAAAAAAAGCATTCATGAACAAGAAACTAATATAAATAACAGGTAAGTCTTCATTCATTGTTTTACCTAGACATTAGCTTTCTCTGGAAGTTAATTATATACTAACTTCTAgctaaatattgttaaaatatctttCCTTTGTTAGAAAATTTAGTATATTTacataatgatattttaaaacttttcttatttaattatgcAAAATGACGATTGATACAAAATGATAGAAGAATAATTTATACTTGTGGTACCTTATTATGCATTGCTTTACCATAGTTGATCTACAGTTTTATAAACTTAAACACTTATGAACCTAtggttttttctattttcagaaaagagatacattttttatttctttgagaaaaagtatttttcttttttttttgtttttttttttaattgaagtatagttgatttacagtgttgtgaaaaaatacatttcatgtatgggtcttttaaaaaattatgttttggaaTCTCAGTGTAATACTGAAcgcaaataatttttcttagtgTGCTAAAGAAGGTCACCAGCAAAGGATACAGTGATCCAGTACCACAggcaattttaaagaaaagaggaaatggcaATGGATGCGCTACAGCTCAGCAGAGGACAAAGAATGCCGCAGTTAATCTTGCTAAAACTCAAGGTAAAGTTGAAATACTCCCAGGTATTACTTCCTTGTTTAAACTGAATAAGCAGAACTCTGATTCTGGAACTTTAGCAGCAAATAAGCAAAGTATAACGTGGTTTCACTCATTTTACATTCATttcctattttagagatgagattTTATTCTTCCACTTTTCAGACAAGTATTTTGGTATTTTGGGGTAtgagtttagtttttattttcttttgtgaaaaaaataaggGGGTCACTAGGTTATCTGTATTTCTGGTCCTTCTGTATATTATATCTGTGCTTCTTCAAAGTTTCATTGATAATTATAAGAATTCCATCTGCAAAACCAACACTAAAGAGCTCTTTAAAAAGTAATGGTACAATCTAGAGAGCTGTAATACGTAGGGAGGAAGAATTTTCCCTCTGGGCTCTGTGCTATGCCTGTTGTTTTTCCATATtctaagaaagagaagaatactGATCAGATTGCATAATTTGCTAACAtaataactgattttaaaaattaatttactttatgCATTAAGCATTCACATATGTAAGAGCAGTTTGTAAAATGCTAAAACCAATTTTGAGGTAGGTAATGAATTAATactgaaagtaaatttaaaagtaagCCAGAGAAAAGTTATTCATGTTCTAGTAacagctaaaaaataaacatttaaaaagatttgATAATTCTGTTTGACAGATTTAAATGCTCAAAATATCATCTCTAGGACTTCAACCATTATAAACAAATGAATTCCCAAAATTAATCCTCTTTCTTTCCAGTTACCAGCTTTAGTTTCAACTGCAGATCTAAGTTGTTAACTCTAATGAGCTACAATAATAATGATCTggttatgagaaataaattagcTTTGTTActgtttgaggaaaaaaattgcaACAATTTCAACATTTCTATTTTGTGTTTTAGCTTCATTCTCCTTTTCAGCTATGTGGAACAGTCTGTTTTTCCCCCTAGAACTTCAAAGGGAAGAAAGACCCTTACTGCTCTTTTGGCATAAGAAAATCAGATTTTTCTACCCCCATATATTTATGCAAATCCAATTCTGGCATAAGGATCAATGCTCTTTACTTGAGGAGGAGAGAtcctattttaataattttacttaaGATGCTGGAATACTTCCTCtatatttgtaataaattttttttttattttatcacatCACTAACGCCTAATTTGTAATTGTCTGTTTGATCATATGTTACCATTtcattgttatctattttatttcttctaaggggatttaaaaacaaatattgaatttCACTCACAAACTGGaaggtatatttttgaattttcttttcttaggatCCCAAGGAGAGTCATCAGATTCAGTAAAATCTTCAGTCTCTTCAAGGCAGTCTGATGAAAATGTGACAAAATTGGACCACAGTGTAACTACAGATAAACAAACACCTAAGAGAAAAATTGTCAAGCAAGGACAAACAACATCGCCTAAGATTAGTGCAAAAATAGTAGCAATGCCTAAAAACCTAAATCAATCTAAGAAAGGTGAAACTTTGAATAATAAAGattcaaaacagaaaacacttCCTGGACAGGTTATATTGAAGACTCAGCCTTCTTCTCTAAGACCTTTAAAAAGTGAACCATCTGTTGTCCAAAAAAGTGTGCTTCGTGATGTAtgtgataataataacaaaggcAATGTTTCTGAACAGAAGCCTCATGAACCTCTAATTAATCTCACAGCCGAAATCAGTGATACAGAAGCATTTCAGTCACCATGCATACTTGACCCACAAAAGCcattaaacaataaagaaaaagagaagttggTGTTAGaatgccaaaatatttcaaatctgGATAAATTAATTAAACGTGAACTGGAATCAAAACAGATTTGTTCAGATAAAAGTGAAACAAATTTTTCTGGTCACAAAAAAACAGATCAATGCAACACAGCTAAAATACATTGTCATTCTCATGAGAGTGATAATGTAGATCCAAAATTTTATAGCACCACTGCTCTAAAATCCATGATTTCAAATCCGAATGAAAACTCTTTGAACTCTAATCCAGTTTGTGACCTAGACTCAACAAATGTAAAGCAAGTCCATTCAGTGTCAGATAGGGAGAAGCAAGCAGGgagaaaagatacaaacaaaaaattaaacattaaatgtGTGAAAGATGTTTTACCTTGTGTTCCTGAACAGACAAATGGTACCTTAAATTCTGGTCAAAATGACAGAAAATCTAGAATTCATGTAGAAGAACAGACAATTCCCAATCAGTTTTCTGATGACTCTGCCATGAATGGAGACAAACATGCTACAGTAGACTCAAATACTTCCTCCAAGTGTTTTTTGGAACAAATACCAGGGAAAAATTCTCctaaagatatggaaacaacagaAACTCCAGAGAGCCATGAAACTCGAGAAGCTCCATTCATGAGTCACTGGAATTTGAGTACCAGTGTTCTGCATCAGAGAGAGAGTCCTGAATCTGACAGTGGCAGTGCTACAACATCCTCTGATGACATAAAGCCTAGATCTGAAGACTACGATGCTGGAGGGTCTCAGGATGATGATGGGTCAAATGACAGGGGTATTTCTAAATGTGGCACTATGCTGTGCCATGATTTTCTTGGAAGAAGTAGCAGTGACACCAGTACTcctgaagaattaaaaatatatgatagTAACTTAAGAAttgaagtgaaaatgaaaaagcaaagtaGTAATGATCTTTTCCAAGTTAATTCGACAAGTGATGATGAGATTCCTAGAAAAAGGCCAGAAATTTGGTCTCGATCTACAATAGTCCAccctagggaaaaagaaaatattccacgAGGCAGTATCCAGTTTGCTCAGGAAGTAGATCAGGTTTCTTCCTCAGCAGATGAAACAGAAGATGAAAGGTCTGAAGCTGAAAATGTTGCAGAAAACTTCTCTACATCTAACCCAGCTCTT is a window encoding:
- the BTBD8 gene encoding BTB/POZ domain-containing protein 8 isoform X3 → MARCGEDSVAPVVLLESPGVCNKGLQRKGPSERRRLKAMVSEQLSQDLLRLLREEVHTDVTFSIGCTLFKAHKAVLLARVPDFYFHTVGHTNNLTNHEPVAVENFEASEFRIFLQIVYSSNRNIKNYEEEILRKKIVESGVPQKKCDFSVGKCTDNDGRSSVGKRSSDHSFLKREIPEDNKKEDIPEDNNKEYNLISSDIYDLEPASELGEDLLKLYEKQCCPDIDIYVDGKSFKAHRAILSARSSYFAAMLSGCWAESSQEYITLQGISRVEMNVLIHFIYGGTLDFPDKANVGQILSMADMYGLEGLKEVAVYILRRDYCNFFQKPVPRRLASILECLIIAHSVGVESLFADCMKWIVKHFARFWSERSFANVPPEIQKSCLNMLIQSLNDKNAAFLLMESDRLIISLPRVKWTEAALTMASQLQEECIAFIIENFSKIIQSENFALLLQSQAMSSTSDLLDKILKAVEENITTENSCSLLMALDTLLNSDSTKEMVFDGFTCKIQALRDKLWIFLVQSFYAVRHTESWKLMSTDDQQKIQAAAFDKGDDRRLGKRPIFSSSQQRRQVSDPGAIKNKSWRESNKKEYWNYPSTNQKMKSDGLGASGHSSSTNRNSINKTLKHDDLKEKDGTKTASKSTKELKTVGKNVSGKPKPIIKPKTENGDNAKSANMSPRQVVERSATAAANGQKNSVNGKGVRNQEGQITGARSKVLTGNLNVQAKAKPSKKVTGKDSPCLGIAGPSSRSRNSSMELLTSTDCLDEPKENGSIKEKPSGHKLSLCDSPGQTVKNSVESIKTSTVAVKSRPVSKVTNGTSNKKSIHEQETNINNSVLKKVTSKGYSDPVPQAILKKRGNGNGCATAQQRTKNAAVNLAKTQGSQGESSDSVKSSVSSRQSDENVTKLDHSVTTDKQTPKRKIVKQGQTTSPKISAKIVAMPKNLNQSKKGETLNNKDSKQKTLPGQVILKTQPSSLRPLKSEPSVVQKSVLRDVCDNNNKGNVSEQKPHEPLINLTAEISDTEAFQSPCILDPQKPLNNKEKEKLVLECQNISNLDKLIKRELESKQICSDKSETNFSGHKKTDQCNTAKIHCHSHESDNVDPKFYSTTALKSMISNPNENSLNSNPVCDLDSTNVKQVHSVSDREKQAGRKDTNKKLNIKCVKDVLPCVPEQTNGTLNSGQNDRKSRIHVEEQTIPNQFSDDSAMNGDKHATVDSNTSSKCFLEQIPGKNSPKDMETTETPESHETREAPFMSHWNLSTSVLHQRESPESDSGSATTSSDDIKPRSEDYDAGGSQDDDGSNDRGISKCGTMLCHDFLGRSSSDTSTPEELKIYDSNLRIEVKMKKQSSNDLFQVNSTSDDEIPRKRPEIWSRSTIVHPREKENIPRGSIQFAQEVDQVSSSADETEDERSEAENVAENFSTSNPALQQFQGIINLAFEDATENESHEFRATKNFKRSVLLSVDECEELGSDEGEVHAPFQPSVDSPSPSDVFDGVSHEHHGRVCYSRYSQGSKGSILECRQEKGNSVYKNKSSPLGLSSIDSSRKDKQSASATEKKSITDVLSRGGRQLPPEDKKVNSGSNVDNDFQPRSKLSDSDIKSQERPCHLELHQRDPSSDIPKNSSTKSLDSYWSQVLPPEGQVKESHSAATEKANIALSAEL
- the BTBD8 gene encoding BTB/POZ domain-containing protein 8 isoform X4, producing MLSGCWAESSQEYITLQGISRVEMNVLIHFIYGGTLDFPDKANVGQILSMADMYGLEGLKEVAVYILRRDYCNFFQKPVPRRLASILECLIIAHSVGVESLFADCMKWIVKHFARFWSERSFANVPPEIQKSCLNMLIQSLNDKNAAFLLMESDRLIISLPRVKWTEAALTMASQLQEECIAFIIENFSKIIQSENFALLLQSQAMSSTSDLLDKILKAVEENITTENSCSLLMALDTLLNSDSTKEMVFDGFTCKIQALRDKLWIFLVQSFYAVRHTESWKLMSTDDQQKIQAAAFDKGDDRRLGKRPIFSSSQQRRQVSDPGAIKNKSWRESNKKEYWNYPSTNQKMKSDGLGASGHSSSTNRNSINKTLKHDDLKEKDGTKTASKSTKELKTVGKNVSGKPKPIIKPKTENGDNAKSANMSPRQVVERSATAAANGQKNSVNGKGVRNQEGQITGARSKVLTGNLNVQAKAKPSKKVTGKDSPCLGIAGPSSRSRNSSMELLTSTDCLDEPKENGSIKEKPSGHKLSLCDSPGQTVKNSVESIKTSTVAVKSRPVSKVTNGTSNKKSIHEQETNINNSVLKKVTSKGYSDPVPQAILKKRGNGNGCATAQQRTKNAAVNLAKTQGSQGESSDSVKSSVSSRQSDENVTKLDHSVTTDKQTPKRKIVKQGQTTSPKISAKIVAMPKNLNQSKKGETLNNKDSKQKTLPGQVILKTQPSSLRPLKSEPSVVQKSVLRDVCDNNNKGNVSEQKPHEPLINLTAEISDTEAFQSPCILDPQKPLNNKEKEKLVLECQNISNLDKLIKRELESKQICSDKSETNFSGHKKTDQCNTAKIHCHSHESDNVDPKFYSTTALKSMISNPNENSLNSNPVCDLDSTNVKQVHSVSDREKQAGRKDTNKKLNIKCVKDVLPCVPEQTNGTLNSGQNDRKSRIHVEEQTIPNQFSDDSAMNGDKHATVDSNTSSKCFLEQIPGKNSPKDMETTETPESHETREAPFMSHWNLSTSVLHQRESPESDSGSATTSSDDIKPRSEDYDAGGSQDDDGSNDRGISKCGTMLCHDFLGRSSSDTSTPEELKIYDSNLRIEVKMKKQSSNDLFQVNSTSDDEIPRKRPEIWSRSTIVHPREKENIPRGSIQFAQEVDQVSSSADETEDERSEAENVAENFSTSNPALQQFQGIINLAFEDATENESHEFRATKNFKRSVLLSVDECEELGSDEGEVHAPFQPSVDSPSPSDVFDGVSHEHHGRVCYSRYSQGSKGSILECRQEKGNSVYKNKSSPLGLSSIDSSRKDKQSASATEKKSITDVLSRGGRQLPPEDKKVNSGSNVDNDFQPRSKLSDSDIKSQERPCHLELHQRDPSSDIPKNSSTKSLDSYWSQVLPPEGQVKESHSAATEKANIALSAGDIDDCDTVAQIYMYDHRPSKTLSPIYEMDVTEAFEQKMESETHVTDMDFEDEQHFAKQDWTLLKQLLSEEDSNLNITNSIPEDLNLAQYLINQTLLLARDSSKPQGKAHVDTLNRWSELTSPFDDSSASITMASFSSEDCSPQGEWTILELETQH
- the BTBD8 gene encoding BTB/POZ domain-containing protein 8 isoform X5; amino-acid sequence: MASQLQEECIAFIIENFSKIIQSENFALLLQSQAMSSTSDLLDKILKAVEENITTENSCSLLMALDTLLNSDSTKEMVFDGFTCKIQALRDKLWIFLVQSFYAVRHTESWKLMSTDDQQKIQAAAFDKGDDRRLGKRPIFSSSQQRRQVSDPGAIKNKSWRESNKKEYWNYPSTNQKMKSDGLGASGHSSSTNRNSINKTLKHDDLKEKDGTKTASKSTKELKTVGKNVSGKPKPIIKPKTENGDNAKSANMSPRQVVERSATAAANGQKNSVNGKGVRNQEGQITGARSKVLTGNLNVQAKAKPSKKVTGKDSPCLGIAGPSSRSRNSSMELLTSTDCLDEPKENGSIKEKPSGHKLSLCDSPGQTVKNSVESIKTSTVAVKSRPVSKVTNGTSNKKSIHEQETNINNSVLKKVTSKGYSDPVPQAILKKRGNGNGCATAQQRTKNAAVNLAKTQGSQGESSDSVKSSVSSRQSDENVTKLDHSVTTDKQTPKRKIVKQGQTTSPKISAKIVAMPKNLNQSKKGETLNNKDSKQKTLPGQVILKTQPSSLRPLKSEPSVVQKSVLRDVCDNNNKGNVSEQKPHEPLINLTAEISDTEAFQSPCILDPQKPLNNKEKEKLVLECQNISNLDKLIKRELESKQICSDKSETNFSGHKKTDQCNTAKIHCHSHESDNVDPKFYSTTALKSMISNPNENSLNSNPVCDLDSTNVKQVHSVSDREKQAGRKDTNKKLNIKCVKDVLPCVPEQTNGTLNSGQNDRKSRIHVEEQTIPNQFSDDSAMNGDKHATVDSNTSSKCFLEQIPGKNSPKDMETTETPESHETREAPFMSHWNLSTSVLHQRESPESDSGSATTSSDDIKPRSEDYDAGGSQDDDGSNDRGISKCGTMLCHDFLGRSSSDTSTPEELKIYDSNLRIEVKMKKQSSNDLFQVNSTSDDEIPRKRPEIWSRSTIVHPREKENIPRGSIQFAQEVDQVSSSADETEDERSEAENVAENFSTSNPALQQFQGIINLAFEDATENESHEFRATKNFKRSVLLSVDECEELGSDEGEVHAPFQPSVDSPSPSDVFDGVSHEHHGRVCYSRYSQGSKGSILECRQEKGNSVYKNKSSPLGLSSIDSSRKDKQSASATEKKSITDVLSRGGRQLPPEDKKVNSGSNVDNDFQPRSKLSDSDIKSQERPCHLELHQRDPSSDIPKNSSTKSLDSYWSQVLPPEGQVKESHSAATEKANIALSAGDIDDCDTVAQIYMYDHRPSKTLSPIYEMDVTEAFEQKMESETHVTDMDFEDEQHFAKQDWTLLKQLLSEEDSNLNITNSIPEDLNLAQYLINQTLLLARDSSKPQGKAHVDTLNRWSELTSPFDDSSASITMASFSSEDCSPQGEWTILELETQH